Part of the Cryptosporangium arvum DSM 44712 genome, ACCGATTTCCGCCCGCACTACGTCACGGGCCTGCTCGGCCCGATCCTGAGCGATCCGTCCGTCCAACTGGTGAAAGCGTTCTACGACCGGCCACTGGCCGGCGTCTCACCGGTCGGTGGCGGGCGGGTCACCGAGCTCACCGCACGACCGTTGCTCAACGCGTTCCTGCCCGAGCTGGCCGGTGTCGTCCAGCCCCTGGCCGGGGAGTACGCCGGACGGCGCTCCCTGCTCGAACGACTGCCGTTCGCACCCGGCTACGGGGTGGAGACCGGCATCCTCATCGACACGGTGCTCGCCCACGGCATCGACGCCGTCGCCCAGGTCGACCTGGGTGAACGCGGGCACGGCCACCAGGACACCGCCGCACTGGGGCGGATGGCGGCCACGATCATCCAGACGCTGACCGCACGGATCGGGCCGGGCCGGCCCGAAGGGCACGAGCTGGTCCAGTTCAGCCGGGTGGAAGGCGAGGTCGTCCCGGTGACCTGGGACATCCCGTGGGAGGAGCGGCCACCGATGGTCTCGCTCCCCTCCTACCAGGCCACGCGGAAGGCGTCCTCCACCCTGAGTTGACGTCCGCATTACAGCGAGGGCCCCGAACCGCTGGTTCGGGGCCCTCGTTGCGTCCGGGGCCTTCCGGGAACACCCGCGAGCCTTTAGCCTGATTTGGGGCAAAAGCCTCATTACTGATGCTCCATGAATCTTTCGGACTGAAACGCACGCGACCCTGGAGGCCGCGCCATGCCCATGCCCGAAAAACTCACCACCCTCTTCCGGCACGACCTGCCGGCCTCGCTCGTGGTCTTCCTGGTCGCGGTGCCGCTCTCACTCGGTATCGCCGCCGCATCCGACGCCCCGATCATGGCCGGCTTGATCGCCGCCGCCGTCGGAGGCATCGTCGCCGGCCTGCTGGGCGGAGCACCGCTGCAGGTCAGCGGCCCGGCCGCCGGTCTGACGGTGATCGTCGCCGAACTGGTCGCCCAGTTCGGCTGGGCCACCACCTGCGCGATCACCGTGATCGCCGGCCTGGTGCAGATCGTGCTCGGCCTGAGCCGCGTCGCCCGCAGCGCGATGGCTCTCTCCCCCGCCGTCGTGCACGGCATGCTCGCCGGCATCGGGCTGACGATCGCCCTCGGCCAGCTGCACGTGGTGCTCGGCGCCGACAGCCCCGGCAACGGCTGGGACAACCTGATCGAACTGCCCGGCCAGCTCCTGACGCCGCACGGCCCGGCGACCTCGGTCGGGCTTCTCGCGATCGGTGTCATGGTCGGCTGGCGCTGGATGCCGGCCGCGGTCCGACGCGTCCCGGCCCCCCTGGCCGCCGTCGGCTGCGCGACCGTGCTCTCGATGGTCCTCGCGCTGCCCGTCGACCGGGTCGACCTGCCCGGCGACCTGTTCGCCGGGCACGTGCTGCCCGCCTTCCCGGACGGCAAGTGGGCCGCGTTCGTCGTCGGCGTCCTCACCGTCGCCCTGGTCGCGAGCGTCGAGAGCCTGCTCTCGGCCATGGCCGTCGACGGCATGCACCGCGGGCCCCGCGCGTCGCTCAACCGCGAACTGGTGGGTCAGGGCGTCGCCAACACGCTCTCCGGTGGGCTCGGCGGCCTGCCGGTGACCGGTGTCATCGTCCGCAGCACGGCGAACGTGACCGCCGGGGCCCGGACCCGGGCCTCCACGGTGCTGCACGGCGTCTGGGTCGTCGTCATCACGCTGTTCCTCACCGCGGCGATCGAAGAGGTGCCGCTGGCCGCGCTGGCCGGGCTGCTCGTCGTCATCGGCGTCCGGCTCGTCGACCTGCGTCACGTCCGCGCGGTGCGCCGGCACGGCGACCTCTCCGTGTACGTGGTGACCGCGGGCGGAGTCGTGTTCCTCAACCTGCTCGAGGGGGTGCTGGCCGGGCTGGCCCTGGCCGTGGCGCTCACGCTGCGTCGCGTGTTGTGGGCCGGCATCCACGCCGAGAGCGCCGACGGAGGGCACCGGGTCGTCGTGGAGGGCACGCTGAGCTTCCTGGCCGTGCCGCGCCTGTCCCGCGTGCTCGGCTCGATCCCGGAGGGCAGCGACGTCGTCGTCGAACTCGTCGTCGACTTCCTCGACCACGCGGCCTACGACCACCTGAGCCTGTGGATCGACCGGCACCGGGCCGGCGGCGGGACGGTCGTCGTGGAGGAGGTGGGGCAGCCCGCGCTCGACGGCGACCCGGGGGCCCGCAGCCGCACCGGTCCGACGGCCACGCTGCCGCGGTGGTTCTCACCCTGGGGCGAGTGGCAGGCCGGTGAGCCGGGCGACCGGCTGCTCGTCGGCGCGCGCGAGTACCAGCGCCGGGCCCGGCCGCTGGTCCAGCCGTTCCTCGCCGAGCTCTCCGACCACCAGGCGCCGACCGCGCTGTTCATCACCTGCGCCGACGCCAGGGTGGTGCCGAACCTCATCACGACGAGCGGCCCGGGCGACCTGTTCACGGTCCGCAACGTCGGCAACCTCGTGCCGCCGTACTCGGCCGGCGGCGAACCGTCGGACCCGGACGTGTCGGTGGCCGCCGCGGTGGAGTACGCGGTCGACGTCCTGCGCGTCCCGACGATCGTCGTCTGCGGCCACTCCGGCTGCGGCGCGATGAACGCCCTGCGCAGCGGCGGGGACCGGGGACGGGGCGCGCTGGCCTCCTGGCTGCGTACCGCGCGGGCCAGCCGGGCGCGCTGCGAACGTGACGAGCGCGCGGGAACGCTCGACCGGCACCTCGAGCCGCTCGACCGGCTGGTGCAGGCCAACGTGCGCCAGCAACTGGACCACCTCGCGACGCACCCGTCGGTGGCCCGGGCCCTGGACGAGGGGCGCGTACGGCTGATCGGCATGTTCTTCGACATCGGCCCGGCCGAGGTCTACGTCGACCTGGACGGCCGCTTCTCCCCGGTCGAGGACGTCACCGCGCTCACCACCCCGGCCTGACGCCGGACACGCCGATGGCCGCCCCACGTCAGCAGGGCGGCCATCGGCGGATGGTGCGTCAGCCCACGGTGGCGGGCTTGCGGGCACGCTTGGGGCGCTGAGCGGCGACGCTGGCGCGCAGGGCCGCGGCCCCGGCACCCTCGCCACGCAGCAGCGGCTCGAGGAACCGGCCGGTGTGGCTGGCCTCGACCTCGACCACCTGCTCGGGCGTGCCCTCGGCGACCACCGTGCCGCCCTTGTTGCCGCCCTCCGGACCCATGTCGATGATCCAGTCGGCGGTCTTGATCACGTCGAGGTTGTGCTCGATCACGATCACCGTGTTGCCCTGGTCGACCAGGCGCTCCAGCACGCCGAGCAGCTTGCGGATGTCCTCGAAGTGCAGCCCGGTGGTGGGCTCGTCGAGCACGTACACCGTGCGGCCGGTGGACCGCTTCTGCAGCTCGGTGGCGAGCTTCACGCGCTGCGCCTCGCCGCCGGAGAGCGTCGGCGCCGGCTGACCGAGCCGCACGTACCCGAGACCGACGTCGACGAGCGTCGACAGGTACCGCTTGATCGCGGTGATCGGGGCGAAGAACTCCGCGGCCTCCTCGATCGGCATCTCGAGGACCTCGGCGATCGACTTGCCCTTGTAGTGCACCTCGAGCGTCTCCCGGTTGTACCGGGCGCCCTTGCACACCTCGCACGGGACGTAGACGTCGGGCAGGAAGTTCATCTCGATCTTGATCGTGCCGTCACCGGTGCACGCCTCGCAGCGCCCGCCCTTGACGTTGAACGAGAACCGGCCGGGGCCGTAGCCGCGCACCTTCGCCTCGGTGGTCTCGGCGAACAGCTTGCGGATGCGGTCGAAGACCCCGGTGTAGGTGGCCGGGTTCGACCGCGGCGTGCGCCCGATCGGCGACTGGTCGACGCCGACGACCTTGTCGACCAGGTCGAGCCCGTTGATCCGCTGGTGGCGCCCCGGCACCAGCCGCGCGCCGTTGAGCGTGTTGGCCAGCACCGAGTAGAGGATGTCGTTGACGAGCGTCGACTTGCCCGACCCCGAGACCCCGGTGACCGCGGTGAGCGTGCCGAGCGGGAACGCGACGTCGAGCCCGCGCAGGTTGTGCTCGCGCGCGCCCTTCACCAGCATCCGGCGCTTCGGGTCGACCGGGCGGCGCACGGCCGGCACCGGGATGTTCTGCCGCCCGGACAGGTACGCCCCGGTCAGCGAATCCTTGCTGGTCAGCAGATCCTGCACGGTGCCGGAGACGACGACGTGGCCACCGTGCTCACCGGCGCCGGGGCCGATGTCGACCACCCAGTCGGCGGCCGCGATCGTGTCCTCGTCGTGCTCGACGACGATCAGCGTGTTGCCGAGCTTCTTCAGGCGCAGCAGCGTCTCGATCAGCCGCCGGTTGTCACGCTGGTGCAGCCCGATCGACGGCTCGTCGAGCACGTACAGCACGCCGACCAGCCCGGACCCGATCTGGGTGGCGAGCCGGATGCGCTGGGCTTCGCCACCGGAGAGCGTGCCCGCCGGCCGGTCGAGCGAGAGGTAGTCGAGCCCGACGTCGAGCAGGAAGCGCAGGCGCTCGTTGATCTCCTTGAGCACCTGACCGGCGATCATCCGCTGCCGGTTGTCGAGCTGCAGGTCGGCCAGGAACGCCGCGCACTCGTCGATGGCCAGCGACGACACCTGGGCGATGTTCTTGCCCGACAGCCGGACGGCCAGCACCTCGGGCTTGAGCCGCGTGCCCCGGCAGACCGGGCACGGGACGTCACGCATGTAGCCCTCGTACCGGTCCTTGCTCCACTCGGACTCGGTCTCGGCGTGGCGGCGCTCGAGGAACGGCATGACGCCCTCGAAGCTGGCGTAGTACGAGCGCTTGCGCCCGTACCGGTTGGTGTACTGGACGTGCACCTGGGTGTCGTGCCCGTGCAGCACCGCCCGCTTCTGCTTGGCGGTGAGCTTCTCCCACGGCGTGTCCAGGTCGAAGCCCAGCGCGTCGCCGAGGCCGGAGAGCAGGCGGAGGAAGTACTCCAGGTTGTGGCCGGTCGACCACGGCTGGATCGCGCCCTCGCCGAGCGTGCGCTCCGGATCGGGGACGACCAGCTCCGGGTCGACCTCCTTGCGGGTGCCGATTCCGCTGCACTCGGGGCAGGCACCGTACGGCGCGTTGAACGAGAACGTGCGCGGCTCGAGATCCTCGATGGCCAGCGGGTGGTCGTTCGGGCAGGCGAAGTTCTCGGAGAACTTCCGCTCCCGGTCGGCCGAGTCCTCCGGCAGGTCGACGAAGTCGAGCACGACGATGCCGCCGGCCAGCCCGAGCGCGGTCTCCACCGAGTCGGTGAGGCGGCGCTGGGCGCTCTCCTTCACCGCGAGCCGGTCGACGACCACCTCGATGGTGTGCTTCTCCTGCTTCTTCAGCTTGGTGTTGCCCTCGGTGAACTCGGTGAGCGGCTGCACGACGCCGTCGACCCGGACCCGGGCGTACCCCTTGGCCTGCAGCTCGGCGAACAGATCGAGGTACTCACCCTTGCGACCGCGGATCACCGGCGCGAGCACCTGGAAGCGCGCGCCCTCGGGCATCGCCAGCACCCGGTCGACGATCTGCTGCGGCGTCTGCCGGCTGATCTGCTCGTCGCAGACCGGGCAGTGCGGCACCCCGGCGCGGGCGAACAGCAGGCGGAGGTAGTCGTAGACCTCGGTGATCGTGCCGACGGTGGAGCGCGGGTTGCGGTTCGTGGACTTCTGGTCGATCGAGACCGCCGGGGACAGACCCTCGATGAAGTCGACGTCGGGCTTGTCCATCTGGCCCAGGAACTGCCGCGCGTAGGCGGAAAGCGACTCCACGTAACGACGCTGGCCCTCGGCGAAGATCGTGTCGAACGCGAGGCTCGACTTGCCCGAACCGGACAAGCCGGTGAAGACGATGAGGGCATCCCGGGGAAGATCGAGGTTGACGTCCCGCAGGTTGTGCTCGCGTGCTCCACGCACGAGGAGCCGGTCGGCCACGGTGTTTCTCTTCCAGTTGTCGACGGAGATTCCAGGCGCTTCAAATCTAACTGCGGGGTCCGACAGTTTCTGCCCGGCCTCGACCGTGTGTTCGAGAATACGTGCGGTCCCGGTGACAGGGATCACTATGCCGCGACCCGTAGCGCACGCAACTCGGGATGCACGACGATGAAGCCATGAGCTACAGCGGACACGTGGATCCCCAGGGAACGCCGGCCACCCGCGAGGCGGGTCCGCTGACGATCACCAAGGTGTCGGTCGGCCCGATGGACAACAACGCGTACTTCCTGCGTGATTCCGCCACTGGCGAGACGCTGCTCATCGACGCGGCCAACGACGCCGACACCCTACTTCGCGTTCTCGGCGACGCCGAGTTGGCGACGATCGTCACCACCCACCGTCACGGTGACCACTGGCAGGCCCTGGCCGAGGTGGCCAAGGACACCAACGCCCGGCTGGTGGCCCACCCCGCCGACGCCGAGGCACTGCCGGTCGTCGCCACCGACCTGGTCGGTCACGGCGACACCGTCACCGTGGGCGGCGTTCCGCTCGAGGTCATCCACCTGGTCGGTCACACCCCCGGCGCGATCGCGCTGCTCTACCGCGAGCCCGGCGGACGTCCCCACCTGTTCACCGGTGACTCGCTGTTCCCCGGCGGCCCGGGCAAGACGAACTCGCCGGAGGACTTCCGGTCGCTGATGAACCACCTGGAGAGCCGCGTCTTCGCCCAGCTGCCCGACGACACCTGGGTCTACCCGGGCCACGGCGACGACACGACACTCGGCCAGGAGCGCCCCCACCTGGACGAATGGCGCGAACGGGGCTGGTAGCCCCGGACGACGCTGGTCAGCATCCGATCGGCGGTCTCCAGGCTCCCGGTCCGGCCTGGATCAGTCCCAGCAGCCCTTCTCGGTCCGGAGTCGCCACGCCGTGTCCAGAACGCCGACGCGGCACACGGGCACAGCCGGCCACCGTCGGTCACGTGCGGATCGAGGACAGATCCGCCGTCCACCCGGCGGCGGCGCCGCTGGTGCCCGTAACCCCGTACGGCACCCTCCGCCTCGAGCGCGCCCCACGTCGGGTAGCGGCTCGTCCGCGACATGCCGGGCCGCGGCCACCGCACGAGCGTCGTCGGCGCTGACGTCCGCGCCGGCCAACGCTTCCAGCGTGGGGGCCGGCCCGCCGTGGAGCGCCACGAGACCGCGGTCGCTCGTCGGCGAGGCGGGCAGCCGCGTGGCCAGGTCACAGTAGAGCCTGATCGAGTTGTCGTCTCCAGGCCCGATTCTTGGCTCAAGCCGGGCCGAAGGACGCTCGCCATCGCTCCGAGCCACCCCAGACGGTAGCGTCATTGAAAGCAGTGTCAACAAACATTCTCGGCCATGACTATGTACACTGCCTTGGTGCAGCGATCAGCGAGGGTCACGGCGGCCGACATCGCGCGGCTCGCGGGCGTGGGGCGCGCGGCGGTCAGCAACTGGCGGAAGCGCTACCGGTCTTTCCCGGCCCCGGTGGGCGGCACCGCAGGCAGCCCGCAGTTCGACCTCGAACAGGTCGAGCAGTGGCTCGTGGAGCAGGGCAAACTTCCCGCGGTGACGGCCGAGGACCGGCTCTGGCGCAACCTACTGGCCGCCGAGGGCGAGCCCGCCCAGGCCTTGGCCGCCGCCGGTGACCACCTCCGCGGCGCCCGGCTCATGCCGGCCGCGGAGCTGCGGCCGGACCTGGATGCTCTGTCCGCGGAACGGGGCGTGCCGGACACGTTCGCCCAGCTGTGGTCGCGCTTCGCCGAGCTGCCGGCCCAACGCTCGGTGACCACCCCGGACGCCCTGGCCGAACTGATGGTCACGCTCGCCGGGGTCGGTGGCCGCACCGTGCTCGACCCGGCCTGCGGCACCGGTCGACTGCTGCGCGCCGCCGTCGACGCCGGCGCCACCGCCGTCTACGGCCAGGACAACGATCCGGACGCCACCCGCCTGGCCGACCTCTGGCTCGGGTTCGGGGGGCTGTCCGGTGAGATCCGGACCGGCGACTCGCTCCGCCACGACGCTTTCGCCGAGCTCACCGTCGACGCGGTAGTGGCCAACCTTCCGTTCGGCCTGACCGACTGGGGCCACGAGGAGCTCGGCTACGACCGCCGCTGGGAGTTCGGTGTCCCTCCGCGCACCGAACCGGAACTGGCGTGGGCGCAGCACGCGTTCGCCCATCTACGCCCGGGCGGCACCTCCGTGCTGCTGATGCCGCCCTCCGCGGCCAGCCGTCGCGCCGGGCGGCGCATCCGCGCCGAGTTCCTCCGCCGCGGAGCCCTCCGCGCCGTCGTCGCGCTCCCGCCGGGCGCCGCGGCGCCGCACGGCATCGGGCTCCACTTGTGGATCCTGCAACGGAGGCCGACGCCGACGCCGGCGGTACTGCTCCTCGACACGTCCGAACTCGACCTGGCCGCCGCCGTTCAACGGGCGGGCACCGCCGTCGGGCGATTCCTCGACGGCGTCGAACCGGCCGAGCCGCTCGCGTATCCGGTGCCGGTGATCGACCTGTTGGACGACGAGGTCGACCTCCGGCCGAGCCGCCGGGCACCCGTCGATTCGCCGCATCGGAGTGTGACCGATGAACTGCGCACCGCCGGTGGCCGACTGTCCGCGCTCGTCGAGCGCCTCCCCGCGCTCCTACCCGGCCGCACGATCGAGGCACCCGCGGACACTCCGTCGCCGAGCATCTCGATCGCCGAACTCGCCCGCAGTGGCGCCGTCGAGATCATCGGACCGCTGCGGGGCGGTGACGACGGTGAAGCGGTGGATGCGCCCCTCCTGAGCGCGTCGGACATCATCCGGCGCGGACCGGCCACCGCCGGCACCGACCGGGTGAGTCAACGGATACCGCTGCGCGCCGGGGACGTGGTCGTCCCGATGATCGCCCGGCCGGTGACCGCCGGAGTCGTCACCGAAGACGGCGCGCTCCTGGGTCGCAGCATCTATCTGATCCGCCCGGACCTCGACACGATCGACCCGTG contains:
- a CDS encoding glucosyl-3-phosphoglycerate synthase — protein: MRADTRSWFSRRTSTASDWPVEALADRKGSTSVAVVLPALNEEDTVGTIVERIVHLAAQTDLIDDIVVVDSGSTDRTAERAAAAGARVAHRDAIVPDLPSRPGKGEVLWRSLHATSADIVVYVDADLTDFRPHYVTGLLGPILSDPSVQLVKAFYDRPLAGVSPVGGGRVTELTARPLLNAFLPELAGVVQPLAGEYAGRRSLLERLPFAPGYGVETGILIDTVLAHGIDAVAQVDLGERGHGHQDTAALGRMAATIIQTLTARIGPGRPEGHELVQFSRVEGEVVPVTWDIPWEERPPMVSLPSYQATRKASSTLS
- a CDS encoding SulP family inorganic anion transporter; translation: MPMPEKLTTLFRHDLPASLVVFLVAVPLSLGIAAASDAPIMAGLIAAAVGGIVAGLLGGAPLQVSGPAAGLTVIVAELVAQFGWATTCAITVIAGLVQIVLGLSRVARSAMALSPAVVHGMLAGIGLTIALGQLHVVLGADSPGNGWDNLIELPGQLLTPHGPATSVGLLAIGVMVGWRWMPAAVRRVPAPLAAVGCATVLSMVLALPVDRVDLPGDLFAGHVLPAFPDGKWAAFVVGVLTVALVASVESLLSAMAVDGMHRGPRASLNRELVGQGVANTLSGGLGGLPVTGVIVRSTANVTAGARTRASTVLHGVWVVVITLFLTAAIEEVPLAALAGLLVVIGVRLVDLRHVRAVRRHGDLSVYVVTAGGVVFLNLLEGVLAGLALAVALTLRRVLWAGIHAESADGGHRVVVEGTLSFLAVPRLSRVLGSIPEGSDVVVELVVDFLDHAAYDHLSLWIDRHRAGGGTVVVEEVGQPALDGDPGARSRTGPTATLPRWFSPWGEWQAGEPGDRLLVGAREYQRRARPLVQPFLAELSDHQAPTALFITCADARVVPNLITTSGPGDLFTVRNVGNLVPPYSAGGEPSDPDVSVAAAVEYAVDVLRVPTIVVCGHSGCGAMNALRSGGDRGRGALASWLRTARASRARCERDERAGTLDRHLEPLDRLVQANVRQQLDHLATHPSVARALDEGRVRLIGMFFDIGPAEVYVDLDGRFSPVEDVTALTTPA
- the uvrA gene encoding excinuclease ABC subunit UvrA gives rise to the protein MADRLLVRGAREHNLRDVNLDLPRDALIVFTGLSGSGKSSLAFDTIFAEGQRRYVESLSAYARQFLGQMDKPDVDFIEGLSPAVSIDQKSTNRNPRSTVGTITEVYDYLRLLFARAGVPHCPVCDEQISRQTPQQIVDRVLAMPEGARFQVLAPVIRGRKGEYLDLFAELQAKGYARVRVDGVVQPLTEFTEGNTKLKKQEKHTIEVVVDRLAVKESAQRRLTDSVETALGLAGGIVVLDFVDLPEDSADRERKFSENFACPNDHPLAIEDLEPRTFSFNAPYGACPECSGIGTRKEVDPELVVPDPERTLGEGAIQPWSTGHNLEYFLRLLSGLGDALGFDLDTPWEKLTAKQKRAVLHGHDTQVHVQYTNRYGRKRSYYASFEGVMPFLERRHAETESEWSKDRYEGYMRDVPCPVCRGTRLKPEVLAVRLSGKNIAQVSSLAIDECAAFLADLQLDNRQRMIAGQVLKEINERLRFLLDVGLDYLSLDRPAGTLSGGEAQRIRLATQIGSGLVGVLYVLDEPSIGLHQRDNRRLIETLLRLKKLGNTLIVVEHDEDTIAAADWVVDIGPGAGEHGGHVVVSGTVQDLLTSKDSLTGAYLSGRQNIPVPAVRRPVDPKRRMLVKGAREHNLRGLDVAFPLGTLTAVTGVSGSGKSTLVNDILYSVLANTLNGARLVPGRHQRINGLDLVDKVVGVDQSPIGRTPRSNPATYTGVFDRIRKLFAETTEAKVRGYGPGRFSFNVKGGRCEACTGDGTIKIEMNFLPDVYVPCEVCKGARYNRETLEVHYKGKSIAEVLEMPIEEAAEFFAPITAIKRYLSTLVDVGLGYVRLGQPAPTLSGGEAQRVKLATELQKRSTGRTVYVLDEPTTGLHFEDIRKLLGVLERLVDQGNTVIVIEHNLDVIKTADWIIDMGPEGGNKGGTVVAEGTPEQVVEVEASHTGRFLEPLLRGEGAGAAALRASVAAQRPKRARKPATVG
- a CDS encoding MBL fold metallo-hydrolase, whose protein sequence is MSYSGHVDPQGTPATREAGPLTITKVSVGPMDNNAYFLRDSATGETLLIDAANDADTLLRVLGDAELATIVTTHRHGDHWQALAEVAKDTNARLVAHPADAEALPVVATDLVGHGDTVTVGGVPLEVIHLVGHTPGAIALLYREPGGRPHLFTGDSLFPGGPGKTNSPEDFRSLMNHLESRVFAQLPDDTWVYPGHGDDTTLGQERPHLDEWRERGW
- a CDS encoding N-6 DNA methylase, which gives rise to MQRSARVTAADIARLAGVGRAAVSNWRKRYRSFPAPVGGTAGSPQFDLEQVEQWLVEQGKLPAVTAEDRLWRNLLAAEGEPAQALAAAGDHLRGARLMPAAELRPDLDALSAERGVPDTFAQLWSRFAELPAQRSVTTPDALAELMVTLAGVGGRTVLDPACGTGRLLRAAVDAGATAVYGQDNDPDATRLADLWLGFGGLSGEIRTGDSLRHDAFAELTVDAVVANLPFGLTDWGHEELGYDRRWEFGVPPRTEPELAWAQHAFAHLRPGGTSVLLMPPSAASRRAGRRIRAEFLRRGALRAVVALPPGAAAPHGIGLHLWILQRRPTPTPAVLLLDTSELDLAAAVQRAGTAVGRFLDGVEPAEPLAYPVPVIDLLDDEVDLRPSRRAPVDSPHRSVTDELRTAGGRLSALVERLPALLPGRTIEAPADTPSPSISIAELARSGAVEIIGPLRGGDDGEAVDAPLLSASDIIRRGPATAGTDRVSQRIPLRAGDVVVPMIARPVTAGVVTEDGALLGRSIYLIRPDLDTIDPWFLAGHLPTAGNERRTSSLSGTLRLDVRRAQVPRIPIAEQRHHGEVFRRLDALNDALRQATALSAEMTRLTADGLASGKLRPTENGPKEGPR